One segment of Carassius auratus strain Wakin chromosome 2, ASM336829v1, whole genome shotgun sequence DNA contains the following:
- the LOC113110954 gene encoding complement C1q-like protein 4 isoform X1: protein MVVLQMVLLLCAGSSLAKDFCSPNVNIYAELEKLNDMDKRIQKLEEKLAKVLSENEALKPLLQDSQNKLKSLQKENEAKKVAFSAGLLESGTGHTGPFNSVITLVYKKVFSNIGGAYDSNTGKFCKENIMSNAESSSHMIFTVAALYMCIAGVFTAPVKGAYYFKFYGHGHGGTTMAVSLLKNGKTQCSVFAWKPTSNGNGSNGVVLTLEIGDQISTQLWANTWVYDDPASYTSFGGFLIFPL, encoded by the exons ATGGTGGTCTTACAAATGGTACTGCTGCTCTGTGCTGGGAGTTCACTTGCAAAAGATTTTTGTTCACCAAATGTGAACATTTATGCTGAGCTTGAGAAACTGAATGACATGGACAAAAGGATACAAAAATTAGAAGAAAAACTGGCTAAAGTATTGAGTGAGAATGAAG CTTTGAAACCCCTATTACAAGACTCACAAAATAAGCTTAAATCTTTGCAAAAGGAGAATGAAG CCAAAAAGGTTGCCTTTTCTGCTGGACTTCTGGAATCTGGAACAGGACACACTGGGCCCTTTAATTCTGTGATAACTCTGGTCTACAAAAAAGTATTTAGTAATATCGGAGGTGCCTATGACTCAAATACCGGTAAGTTCTGTAAAGAGAATATCATGTCAAATGCAGAATCCTCTTCACATAtg aTATTTACTGTGGCTGCTTTGTACATGTGCATTGCAGGTGTTTTCACAGCACCAGTGAAAGGAGCCTATTACTTCAAATTTTACGGTCATGGTCATGGTGGAACAACAATGGCAGTCAGTCTCTTGAAGAATGGTAAAACCCAGTGCTCAGTGTTTGCTTGGAAGCCTACCTCCAATGGTAATGGCAGCAATGGTGTTGTTCTCACACTGGAGATCGGTGATCAGATTTCTACACAACTTTGGGCTAACACCTGGGTTTATGATGATCCAGCAAGTTACACCAGTTTTGGTGGTTTTCTGATTTTCCCCCTGtga
- the LOC113110954 gene encoding complement C1q-like protein 4 isoform X2, with the protein MVVLQMVLLLCAGSSLAKDFCSPNVNIYAELEKLNDMDKRIQKLEEKLAKVLSENEALKPLLQDSQNKLKSLQKENEAKKVAFSAGLLESGTGHTGPFNSVITLVYKKVFSNIGGAYDSNTGVFTAPVKGAYYFKFYGHGHGGTTMAVSLLKNGKTQCSVFAWKPTSNGNGSNGVVLTLEIGDQISTQLWANTWVYDDPASYTSFGGFLIFPL; encoded by the exons ATGGTGGTCTTACAAATGGTACTGCTGCTCTGTGCTGGGAGTTCACTTGCAAAAGATTTTTGTTCACCAAATGTGAACATTTATGCTGAGCTTGAGAAACTGAATGACATGGACAAAAGGATACAAAAATTAGAAGAAAAACTGGCTAAAGTATTGAGTGAGAATGAAG CTTTGAAACCCCTATTACAAGACTCACAAAATAAGCTTAAATCTTTGCAAAAGGAGAATGAAG CCAAAAAGGTTGCCTTTTCTGCTGGACTTCTGGAATCTGGAACAGGACACACTGGGCCCTTTAATTCTGTGATAACTCTGGTCTACAAAAAAGTATTTAGTAATATCGGAGGTGCCTATGACTCAAATACCG GTGTTTTCACAGCACCAGTGAAAGGAGCCTATTACTTCAAATTTTACGGTCATGGTCATGGTGGAACAACAATGGCAGTCAGTCTCTTGAAGAATGGTAAAACCCAGTGCTCAGTGTTTGCTTGGAAGCCTACCTCCAATGGTAATGGCAGCAATGGTGTTGTTCTCACACTGGAGATCGGTGATCAGATTTCTACACAACTTTGGGCTAACACCTGGGTTTATGATGATCCAGCAAGTTACACCAGTTTTGGTGGTTTTCTGATTTTCCCCCTGtga
- the LOC113119825 gene encoding calsequestrin-1-like, whose product MKWNLVFLGLLLTFGQLSWGQKGMDIPEYDGKDRVHDLNAKNFKSVMKKYDVMVVYYHEHVGSSKAAQKQFQIEELALELAAQVLEDLDDEDIGIGLLDEKADKAVAKKLGLDEADSVYIFFEDEVIEYDGELAADTLVEFVYDLIEDPVEIIDNVRELKGFHNIEEDIKLVGFFKSEKSEHYQEYEDAAEEFHPHIKFFATFSPKVAKSLDLKLNEVDFYEPFMDEPVVIPGKPYSEKELVAFIEDNDRPTLRKMQPHNMYEIWEDALDGEHIIAFAEEGDPDGFEFLEIVKEVAEDNTDNPDLSIVWIDPDDFPLLVPYWEKTFDIDLSSPQIGVVEVDDADSIWFDMDDADDMPTADELEDWLEDVLENKIDPDEDDDDDDDDDDDDDDDDDDDDDDDDDDDDDDDDDDDDDDDDDDDDDDDDDDDDDDDDDDDDDDDDDDDDDDDDDDDDDDDDDDDDDDDDDDDDDDDDD is encoded by the exons ATGAAGTGGAACCTAGTGTTCCTTGGGCTCCTTCTGACCTTCGGGCAGCTCTCATGGGGGCAGAAGGGTATGGACATCCCTGAGTATGATGGAAAGGACCGCGTTCACGACCTAAATGCCAAGAATTTCAAGTCTGTGATGAAGAAATATGACGTGATGGTGGTGTACTACCATGAGCACGTAGGATCCAGCAAAGCCGCCCAGAAACAGTTCCAGATTGAGGAGCTGGCCCTTGAG CTTGCTGCACAAGTCCTGGAAGATCTTGACGATGAGGACATCGGTATCGGCCTACTCGACGAGAAGGCAGACAAAGCTGTTGCCAAGAAATTAG GTCTGGATGAAGCAGACAGTGTCTACATCTTCTTCGAGGACGAGGTCATTGAGTATGATGGAGAGCTTGCTGCGGACACACTGGTGGAGTTCGTCTATGAT CTCATTGAGGATCCAGTTGAGATCATTGACAATGTGCGAGAGTTGAAAGGTTTCCACAATATTGAGGAGGATATCAAGCTGGTGGGTTTCTTCAAGAGTGAGAAATCTGAGC ACTACCAAGAATATGAAGACGCAGCAGAGGAGTTTCATCCACACATCAAGTTCTTTGCCACCTTTAGTCCAAAG GTTGCTAAGAGTCTAGACTTGAAGTTGAATGAGGTGGACTTCTACGAGCCCTTCATGGATGAACCCGTCGTCATCCCTGGTAAACCCTACAGTGAGAAAGAGCTTGTTGCCTTCATCGAGGACAATGACAG GCCGACGCTGAGGAAGATGCAGCCACACAACATGTATGAGATCTGG GAGGATGCTCTTGATGGCGAGCATATAATTGCTTTTGCTGAGGAGGGAGACCCAG ATGGCTTTGAATTCCTTGAAATCGTGAAAGAGGTGGCAGAGGATAACACAGACAATCCCGACCTGAGCATTGTCTGGATCGACCCCGATGACTTCCCTTTG CTTGTTCCCTACTGGGAGAAGACCTTCGACATTGACCTTTCCTCACCTCAGATTGGTGTAGTGGAGGTGGATGAT GCTGATAGTATCTGGTTTGATATGGATGACGCTGATGACATGCCAACAGCTGATGAGCTGGAGGATTGGCTGGAGGACGTGCTAGAGAACAAAATTGATCCTGATGAGGACGATGACGACGATGATGACGACGACGACGacgatgacgatgatgatgacgatgacgacgacgatgatgacgacgacgatgatgatgacgacgacgatgacgacgatgatgatgacgacgatgacgacgacgacgacgatgatgacgacgacgacgacgatgacgatgatgacgacgatgatgatgacgacgatgatgacgacgatgatgatgacgacgatgatgacgacgatgatgatgatgacgacgatgatgatgacgatgatgacgaCGACGATGACGACGACGATTAA
- the LOC113119834 gene encoding zinc finger protein 502, with the protein MSESVCRFQAEVAAVMEVLLKVAVVEITKVFEGRALDCHGCRVDREAQVKENLVCVPDIRAHMKSALTDLSEKMVCSVGVQVGETLLSHHQDPYMPTERDEICLLESRGEEGLSPSEKLCEESPEAVDLQCMVDLPCTIFKETGIGREDGLIHEAQWPDDLKKTEIIQENGLQESFSDSIVDPESHLFSSVLGSIPSADLSTDTMWDLSLMEVSSLASVEKSPLIEPPQSSRTPAEATELSQASGDSTASAKKVRFQLSQTPFDCKLLRPCSVQLVNLLKPSSEQRLNGSNRKCFSTPKDLRTHQRVHTGRRLCCFKECGNGIWRLQGVLVHGNAYVCKICGKKFKRKKILKRHERFHTGEKPYSCRGCKKTFALRKSLRRHERFHTGERPHVCPHCRKGFRLKNNLKAHLRFHTGEKPFVCNLCSKGFRIHKNLEKHRLAHAAPVSFRTLQ; encoded by the exons ATGTCCGAGTCCGTGTGCAGGTTTCAGGCCGAGGTGGCAGCCGTTATGGAGGTATTACTGAAGGTGGCCGTCGTGGAGATAACGAAAGTTTTCGAAGGACGCGCATTGGATTGCCATGGCTGCAGGGTCGATAGAGAAGCTCAGGTCAAAGAAAACCTGGTGTGTGTCCCTGACATCAGGGCTCATATGAAAAGTGCATTGACTGATCTCTCTGAAAAGATGGTTTGTAGCGTCGGCGTGCAAGTAGGAGAGACACTGCTGTCCCACCATCAGG ATCCGTACATGCCCACTGAGAGAGACGAGATTTGTCTGCTGGAATCCAGAGGAGAGGAGGGGCTTTCTCCCTCTGAAAAACTCTGTGAGGAGTCTCCAGAAGCTGTGGATTTGCAATGCATGGTTGACCTTCCATGCACTATCTTCAAAGAAACT GGGATTGGCAGAGAAGACGGCTTAATTCATGAAGCCCAATGGCCAGATGACTTAAAGAAAACCGAGATAATTCAGGAAAATG GTCTTCAGGAATCCTTTTCAGACTCTATAGTAGATCCAGAGTCTCATCTGTTCAGCTCTGTTTTAGGTAGCATTCCCAGTGCAGACCTTTCCACTGACACTATGTGGGACCTTAGCCTTATGGAAGTCAGTTCTTTGGCGTCTGTTGAAAAGTCGCCTCTCATAGAACCTCCTCAATCCAGCAGAACCCCAGCGGAGGCCACTGAACTCAGCCAGGCATCAGGTGATAGTACTGCCAGTGCGAAGAAGGTGCGCTTCCAGCTGAGCCAAACACCGTTCGACTGCAAACTGTTACGGCCTTGCTCTGTGCAACTTGTCAACCTCTTGAAGCCATCCAGTGAACAAAGGCTAAACGGTTCCAACAGAAAATGCTTTTCTACACCCAAAGACCTGCGAACCCATCAGCGTGTCCATACGGGACGTCGGCTGTGCTGCTTTAAAGAGTGTGGGAACGGCATTTGGCGTCTGCAGGGTGTCCTCGTACATGGAAATGCTTATGTCTGCAAGATCTGTGGCAAGAAGTTCAAACGCAAGAAGATCCTGAAGCGTCATGAGCGATTTCATACAGGTGAAAAACCATATTCGTGCAGGGGGTGTAAAAAGACATTTGCTCTGCGGAAAAGCCTGCGAAGACACGAACGCTtccacactggagagagaccTCACGTCTGCCCGCACTGCAGGAAAGGCTTCCGTCTCAAAAACAATCTGAAGGCTCATCTGCGCTTTCACACAGGGGAAAAGCCTTTCGTTTGCAACCTGTGCTCAAAGGGTTTTAGGATCCACAAGAACCTTGAGAAACACAGGCTCGCTCACGCGGCGCCAGTTAGCTTTCGAACTCTTCAATAA
- the LOC113119815 gene encoding TOX high mobility group box family member 4-A-like, producing MDLNFYSDLSDGTGQHVDSEFMDNSSYNGYDSANKFAGGNESYLTISGPSHHWSSEKTFYTPCLGDEEFEIPPISLDPDSALTIEDVEAHFGELAEQAESSSTSGVGSSLASNPVVGGNDPSFASAFMNPSSQGIEHLSIGAINPAGGSALLSSTLGVDLGHSVGSHFSSSSSMTIDVPINDMNHSLLGNNQLTTIDHSDLSAQLGLSLGGGASVSKSPEQPLSATPSPAGSLQDEDMEDFRQKTMLVDSSSTSPAIISHLPNLTGSTQLSSALPAVVRRVGGKPAMVPLTTLDTGATLGGKKGKKKKDPNEPQKPVSAYALFFRDTQAAIKGQNPNATFGEVSKIVASMWDSLGEEQKQVYKRKTEAARKEYLKALAAYRANQLSKSSSEVEDSTPSTPPSVPCPVTTAPAAPARPRLTPIPEQNTITNICASNIILDGPQVTTRSRTGSLPLAFGQPLTPSPSPTPTVTKIIISKQMLQGGSQIHQIPTSMVTVIPAGLRAVQPAAAGRQPPPLQQMQGTPPPPRLQQMVQTQAPPPLQAKPRGGPGSSLAVTATPPPPLQIKIVPASLHSDLSTPIIVTTATSANPVIATSTISATVHPAAPVEVQVEEPKEELVTGTDETVIREEPEEMEVEVSIAPEASSSNLCVRAGCTNPAVESRDWDKEYCSNECVATHCRDIFMAWCSIKSQNSATVK from the exons ATGGATTTGAATTTTTACTCGGATCTCTCGGACGGGACTGGTCAACATGTTGATTCTGAGTTCATGGATAACTCGTCTTACAATGGATATGATTCAGCGAACAAG TTCGCAGGTGGCAATGAATCATACCTGACCATCAGTGGACCTAGTCATCATTGGTCATCTGAG AAAACCTTCTATACACCCTGTCTGGGTGATGAAGAGTTTGAAATTCCACCAATCTCCTTGGATCCAGATTCTGCGCTCACCATCGAGGATGTGGAAGCCCATTTTGGAGAACTGGCCGAACAGGCTGAGAGCTCAAGTACTTCTGGAGTTGGAAGTAGTCTTGCCAGTAATCCTGTGGTAGGGGGGAATGATCCCTCTTTTGCCTCGGCTTTCATGAATCCATCATCTCAGGGCATAGAGCACTTGAGTATAGGTGCGATTAACCCGGCGGGAGGAAGTGCACTACTGAGCTCAACTCTGGGTGTG gatcttGGGCATTCTGTTGGCTCCCATTTCAGTAGTTCCTCCTCCATGACTATCGATGTTCCAATAAATGACATGAACCATAGTCTCCTGGGAAACAACCAGCTCACCACCATAGACCATTCGGATCTAAGCGCTCAGTTGGGGCTCAGTCTTGGTGGTGGAGCCAGTGTGTCAAAGTCTCCTGAACAACCGCTGTCTGCCACACCGTCCCCTGCTGGCTCGTTGCAGGATGAAGACATGGAGGACTTCAGACAA AAAACTATGCTGGTAGACTCCTCCTCAACCTCTCCGGCCATCATATCGCACCTCCCCAACTTGACGGGTTCTACCCAGCTTTCCTCTGCTCTACCAGCTGTGGTGAGGAGGGTGGGCGGTAAACCGGCCATGGTTCCTCTGACCACACTGGACACGGGAGCAACACTTGGaggcaaaaaaggaaaaaagaagaaagatcCCAATGAACCACAGAAGCCAGTGTCAGCCTATGCTCTGTTCTTCAGAGACACCCAGGCAGCAATTAAAGGCCAGAACCCTAATGCCACATTCGGAGAGGTGTCGAAGATTGTGGCATCCATGTGGGACAGTCTTGGAGAAGAGCAAAAACAG gtttacaAGAGGAAAACCGAGGCAGCCAGGAAAGAGTATCTGAAAGCATTAGCAGCCTACAGAGCAAATCAGCTTTCCAAA TCATCTTCTGAGGTGGAGGATAGCACTCCTTCCACTCCTCCCTCTGTCCCCTGTCCCGTCACTACTGCTCCTGCTGCCCCTGCTCGTCCACGGCTGACACCCATCCCTGAGCAGAACACCATCACTAACATCTGCGCCTCCAATATCATCCTTGATGGGCCTCAAGTCACCACCCGTTCCCGCACGGGCTCTCTACCCCTGGCTTTCGGCCAGCCCCTGACCCCTTCCCCCAGCCCGACCCCCACTGTCACGAAAATCATCATCTCCAAACAGATGCTGCAGGGAGGTTCTCAGATCCACCAGATCCCCACGTCCATGGTGACGGTGATCCCGGCCGGATTGCGAGCCGTGCAGCCGGCTGCTGCCGGACGACAGCCTCCACCGCTGCAGCAGATGCAGGGCACCCCACCTCCACCACGTCTGCAGCAGATGGTACAAACCCAAGCTCCGCCACCTCTTCAGGCCAAGCCCCGTGGAGGGCCAGGAAGTTCCTTGGCTGTCACGGCTACACCACCTCCACCTCTTCAGATAAAGATTGTGCCTGCTTCTTTACACTCCGACCTGTCTACACCGATTATTGTTACTACAGCTACAAGTGCCAATCCTGTTATTGCCACATCCACCATCTCCGCCACAGTGCATCCCGCCGCCCCTGTTGAGGTGCAAGTGGAAGAACCCAAAGAGGAGTTGGTCACTGGGACAGATGAGACAGTGATTCGGGAGGAACCTGAAGAG ATGGAGGTGGAGGTAAGCATTGCTCCTGAGGCCTCGTCTTCAAATCTCTGTGTCCGTGCTGGGTGTACAAACCCTGCTGTGGAGAGTCGAGACTGGGATAAGGAGTATTGCAGCAATGAATGTGTGGCCACACACTgcag GGATATTTTCATGGCCTGGTGTTCAATTAAGAGCCAGAACTCAGCCACcgtcaaataa